A single region of the Acuticoccus sediminis genome encodes:
- a CDS encoding thiamine pyrophosphate-dependent enzyme — MDRRAAVARLLDARGGALVVTGLGSPSYDVHAAGDRDDNYYLWGAMGAAALVGLGLAQAQPERRVMVITGDGEQLMAFGALATIAVARPRNLDVIVLDNEHFGETGMQGSHTGRGIDLAAVAAAAGFAEAGLLRSLSEVDDLCARLATTGEGPRLHVLKVHAENLPRSLPPRDAVFVKNRFRAQLGLEPS, encoded by the coding sequence ATGGACCGCCGCGCGGCGGTCGCCCGACTTCTGGACGCGCGCGGCGGCGCCCTCGTCGTGACCGGCCTCGGCTCGCCGAGCTACGACGTGCATGCCGCCGGCGACCGCGACGACAACTACTACCTCTGGGGCGCGATGGGCGCCGCCGCGCTCGTCGGTCTCGGCCTCGCGCAGGCGCAGCCGGAACGTCGGGTGATGGTGATCACCGGCGACGGTGAGCAGCTGATGGCCTTCGGCGCGCTGGCGACGATCGCCGTGGCCCGCCCGCGCAACCTCGACGTCATCGTCCTCGACAACGAGCACTTCGGCGAGACCGGGATGCAGGGGAGCCATACCGGCCGCGGCATCGACCTCGCCGCCGTCGCGGCCGCGGCGGGCTTTGCGGAAGCCGGTCTTCTTCGCTCACTTTCCGAGGTCGATGACTTGTGCGCGCGGCTTGCCACCACCGGTGAAGGCCCGCGACTGCATGTCCTGAAGGTCCATGCGGAAAACCTCCCGCGCTCGCTGCCGCCGCGGGACGCCGTGTTCGTGAAGAACCGCTTCCGCGCCCAACTGGGCCTCGAGCCCTCCTGA
- a CDS encoding calcium-binding protein, with the protein MQASLAAQGHTITTFTATSGQPFADAIAGQDIVAFPEFGRSGFVPNEATSQVLRNFVESGGDVFVFGSGGRSTSFLNSAFGFELRGADSPSATFDLTAAAQGSAFEGGPDVLGRPDFTDLLSAASLGESADALYSIDGEGQQPDAVAVAEMTYGLGHVYYFGWDFLGAAPYGPVAAPGWQNVLGSAISEADVLASNFVQGTPGADDLTGSAGLDFILGLGGDDTVVAGLGADTIRGDAGDDQIAAGGGSDIVEAGAGADFVSGGTGDDTIDGGAGRDVLRGDAGDDSIDGGAGADSLIGGASNDTLIGGDSDARDDDPVFADTLIGDAGDDLLDGGEGDNVLKGGHGRDRLFTGSGNDVLRGGIGHDYLSSGRGDDALDGGDGDDTLNADAGLDTLTGGDGDDILNAGGGNDLLLGEAGNDALYGEDGLDTLDGGAGDDNLNGGGHADLLMGDLGSDTLDGGADADRLEGGDGDDWLFGSDGLDTLLGEEGNDRLVGGDDDDVLIGAGGDDLGRGGSGDDTIEGGTGDDFLFGDAGRDQLIGGDGNDVLRGGDDGDRLSGGLGDDRFFGNAGSDRLFGEDGNDILDGGLDQDTLQGGAGDDLLKGQDGDDVLNGAAGIDTLRGGVGRDTLLGGAGDDELRGGFDQDRLEGGAGDDVLLGQGDQDIFVFRGDWGTDTILDFEAGADRILLSYQEDEATTRREFRNACFEDGDNLIYDFNNDGDNVIVMENLKISDLFYILIG; encoded by the coding sequence TTGCAGGCATCTCTGGCGGCGCAGGGCCACACCATTACAACATTTACGGCCACGAGTGGCCAGCCCTTCGCTGACGCGATCGCGGGGCAGGACATCGTCGCCTTCCCGGAATTCGGCCGCAGCGGATTCGTGCCGAACGAGGCGACGAGCCAGGTGCTGCGCAACTTCGTCGAGAGCGGCGGCGATGTCTTCGTGTTCGGGTCCGGCGGACGCAGCACCAGTTTCCTCAATTCGGCCTTCGGCTTCGAGCTTCGCGGCGCAGATAGCCCGTCCGCCACCTTCGACCTGACCGCAGCCGCGCAGGGGAGCGCATTCGAAGGCGGGCCCGATGTTCTCGGCCGTCCCGATTTCACGGACCTTCTGAGCGCGGCCAGCCTCGGCGAAAGCGCCGACGCGCTTTACTCGATCGACGGCGAGGGGCAGCAGCCCGACGCGGTCGCTGTCGCCGAGATGACGTATGGCCTCGGCCACGTCTACTATTTCGGCTGGGACTTCCTGGGCGCCGCGCCCTACGGCCCGGTTGCGGCACCCGGCTGGCAGAACGTCCTCGGCTCGGCGATCTCGGAGGCGGACGTGCTCGCCTCCAACTTCGTCCAGGGCACGCCGGGCGCGGACGACCTCACCGGGTCGGCAGGTCTCGACTTCATCCTGGGGCTCGGCGGCGACGACACCGTGGTGGCCGGCCTCGGTGCCGATACCATTCGCGGCGATGCCGGCGACGACCAGATTGCCGCCGGCGGTGGAAGCGATATCGTCGAGGCCGGGGCCGGCGCGGACTTCGTCAGCGGCGGGACGGGCGACGATACGATCGATGGCGGTGCGGGCAGAGACGTCCTGCGGGGCGATGCCGGCGACGACAGCATCGATGGCGGCGCCGGTGCGGACTCGCTGATCGGCGGAGCCAGCAACGATACCCTCATCGGCGGCGATTCGGACGCCCGGGACGATGACCCGGTCTTCGCCGATACGCTGATCGGTGACGCGGGCGATGACCTTCTCGACGGCGGGGAAGGCGACAACGTTCTCAAGGGAGGTCACGGGCGGGATCGTCTCTTCACCGGGTCCGGCAACGACGTCCTGCGCGGAGGGATCGGCCACGACTACCTGTCCTCGGGGCGTGGCGACGACGCCCTCGACGGCGGCGACGGCGACGACACGCTGAACGCCGACGCCGGTCTCGACACGCTGACCGGCGGCGACGGTGACGACATCCTCAACGCCGGCGGCGGCAACGATCTGCTGCTGGGAGAGGCCGGCAACGACGCCCTGTACGGCGAAGACGGCTTGGACACGCTGGACGGCGGCGCGGGCGACGACAACCTGAACGGCGGCGGGCACGCCGACCTCCTGATGGGTGACCTCGGCAGCGACACCCTTGACGGCGGCGCCGACGCCGACCGCCTTGAGGGCGGCGACGGCGACGACTGGCTCTTCGGCTCGGACGGTCTCGACACACTCCTCGGCGAGGAGGGCAACGACCGCCTAGTCGGTGGCGACGACGACGACGTCCTCATTGGGGCGGGCGGCGACGACCTCGGCCGTGGCGGCTCCGGAGACGACACGATCGAAGGCGGCACCGGCGACGACTTCCTGTTCGGCGACGCAGGCCGCGACCAGCTGATCGGCGGCGATGGCAACGACGTCCTGCGCGGTGGTGACGACGGGGACCGCCTGTCCGGCGGCCTCGGCGACGATCGCTTCTTCGGCAACGCCGGCAGCGACCGCCTCTTCGGCGAAGACGGCAACGATATCCTGGATGGCGGCCTCGATCAGGACACATTGCAGGGCGGTGCCGGCGACGATCTCCTGAAGGGCCAGGATGGCGACGACGTCCTCAACGGCGCGGCGGGGATCGACACCCTGCGTGGCGGCGTCGGACGGGACACGCTTCTGGGCGGCGCCGGCGACGACGAGCTGCGTGGCGGGTTCGACCAGGACCGCCTGGAAGGAGGGGCCGGGGACGACGTCCTCCTCGGCCAGGGCGACCAGGACATCTTCGTGTTCCGCGGGGACTGGGGGACGGACACCATCCTCGATTTCGAGGCCGGCGCGGACCGCATTCTCCTGTCCTACCAGGAGGACGAGGCGACCACCCGCCGCGAGTTCCGCAATGCCTGCTTTGAGGACGGCGACAACCTGATCTACGACTTCAACAATGACGGCGACAACGTCATCGTCATGGAAAACCTGAAGATCTCAGATCTCTTCTACATTCTCATCGGGTAG